The uncultured Desulfuromonas sp. genome has a segment encoding these proteins:
- a CDS encoding PEP-CTERM sorting domain-containing protein produces MENKFRLGARRIILFLFIFFVFFPLVASSAVLTEAQMDFNWLTTGGLTSAASGSVQFRHNYLYTDVSADTETFNAWYGSVSVPGTREMNTSSTEGPNYANSKVVVDTANEGTGNQGSLAFSSYADLNPSGQYSTAGNGYGIWNLDVSFSAGSEGFENQPDWTLNIDLDTWFNSAMDGSHTSQESISQFTLRAYYYLYGETTAVRVYDTISLLNLVEWVYETTDVPLESQNSWTLYLNPYDSLFSFDVDIESLEFTPLRGKVGLDLEMGTTSRIYEENPQDAPAPVPEPSTVLLLGSGVIVLVCYGRKRNPSTGRES; encoded by the coding sequence ATGGAAAACAAATTTAGGTTAGGGGCGAGACGGATTATTTTGTTTTTGTTTATCTTTTTCGTTTTTTTTCCTTTAGTAGCATCCTCAGCTGTTTTAACCGAAGCACAAATGGATTTTAATTGGTTAACAACAGGTGGCCTCACCTCCGCAGCCTCTGGAAGTGTTCAATTTAGACATAATTATCTTTATACGGATGTTTCTGCCGACACGGAAACTTTTAATGCCTGGTACGGTTCCGTTTCGGTGCCAGGTACCAGAGAGATGAATACAAGTTCAACCGAAGGACCAAATTATGCCAATAGTAAAGTGGTTGTTGACACTGCAAATGAGGGGACTGGCAACCAGGGGTCTCTCGCTTTTTCATCTTATGCGGATTTAAATCCGAGTGGACAATATTCGACCGCTGGTAATGGCTACGGTATCTGGAATCTCGATGTCTCTTTTTCTGCGGGCTCTGAAGGTTTTGAAAATCAGCCTGATTGGACTTTGAACATTGACCTTGACACGTGGTTTAACTCGGCCATGGACGGTAGCCATACATCGCAGGAAAGCATTAGTCAGTTTACGCTCAGAGCGTACTATTATTTGTATGGTGAAACGACTGCTGTACGAGTTTATGACACGATAAGTCTTCTGAATTTAGTGGAGTGGGTCTATGAAACGACAGATGTGCCACTGGAAAGTCAGAATTCCTGGACTCTTTATCTGAACCCCTATGACAGTCTCTTCAGCTTTGATGTTGATATCGAGTCATTAGAGTTCACCCCTCTACGTGGTAAGGTCGGTCTTGATTTGGAAATGGGAACAACATCACGTATTTATGAAGAAAATCCTCAAGATGCCCCCGCTCCGGTTCCTGAGCCATCAACCGTTTTGCTCTTGGGTAGTGGTGTTATTGTCCTTGTCTGCTACGGCAGAAAACGGAATCCATCAACAGGGCGGGAATCTTGA